In the genome of Pongo pygmaeus isolate AG05252 chromosome 9, NHGRI_mPonPyg2-v2.0_pri, whole genome shotgun sequence, one region contains:
- the LOC129007124 gene encoding olfactory receptor 10V1-like, with protein sequence MYFFLTNFAALEIFYFFTIAPLTLANVLSMGRNLISLPSCGAQMFFIFLGRADCILLAVMAFDWFVAICHPLCYGLIMSWRLCVQLTLGSLLLGFFLAMQLTVLIFQLPLCSSKQISTFYCDVLPVMRLACVDTWVHEATLSVVSITVLTIPFLLITLSYVFIMAAILKPCSAEGRHKAFSTFPPT encoded by the coding sequence atgtACTTCTTCCTGACAAATTTTGCAGCTCTGGAGATCTTCTACTTTTTCACCATTGCCCCTCTGACTCTGGCCAATGTCCTGTCCATGGGGAGAAACCTCATTTCCCTGCCCAGCTGTGGAGCCCAGATGTTCTTCATCTTCCTGGGAAGGGCTGACTGCATCCTGCTGGCCGTCATGGCCTTTGACTGGTTTGTGGCCATCTGTCATCCTCTCTGTTACGGCCTCATCATGAGCTGGAGGTTGTGTGTCCAGCTGACCCTGGGGTCTCTGCTGCTGGGGTTCTTCTTAGCCATGCAGCTGACTGTGCTTATCTTCCAACTCCCTTTATGCAGCAGCAAACAAATCAGCACGTTCTACTGTGATGTCCTCCCTGTCATGAGACTAGCCTGTGTAGATACCTGGGTCCATGAGGCCACTCTGTCTGTGGTCAGCATCACCGTTCTCACCATCCCCTTCCTGCTCATCACTCTCTCCTATGTCTTCATCATGGCCGCCATCCTGAAGCCCTGCTCTGCAGAGGGGAGGCACAAGGCCTTCTCCACCTTTCCTCCCACGTGA